A genomic stretch from Antarcticibacterium flavum includes:
- the era gene encoding GTPase Era, whose translation MAHKAGFVNIIGNPNVGKSTLMNAFVGEKLSIITSKAQTTRHRILGIVNGEDFQVILSDTPGIIKPAYDLQQSMMDFVKSAFEDADILVYMVEIGEKELKDEAFFNKIINSKIPVLLLLNKIDTSNQDQLEEQVALWKEKVPNAEIYPVSALQGFNVPEVFQRIVDLLPESPAFYPKDTLTDKPERFFVNEIIREKILVHYKKEIPYSVEIDTEEFFEEEQIIRMRSVIMVERETQKGIIIGHKGAALKRVGVEARKDLEAFFGKQVHLELYVKVNKNWRNDARQLKRFGYNN comes from the coding sequence ATGGCACATAAAGCTGGTTTTGTAAATATCATAGGTAATCCAAACGTGGGAAAATCTACCCTTATGAATGCATTTGTGGGGGAAAAACTTTCTATCATTACATCCAAAGCACAAACCACCCGTCACCGTATCCTGGGGATCGTGAACGGCGAGGATTTCCAGGTGATACTTAGTGACACCCCGGGAATCATAAAACCCGCGTATGACCTGCAGCAGTCTATGATGGATTTTGTGAAGTCGGCTTTTGAAGATGCAGATATCCTGGTTTATATGGTAGAGATAGGGGAGAAGGAACTTAAGGATGAAGCTTTTTTCAATAAGATCATCAATTCAAAGATCCCTGTCCTTTTACTGTTGAATAAAATTGATACCTCCAACCAGGACCAGCTGGAGGAACAGGTGGCTTTATGGAAAGAAAAGGTTCCCAATGCCGAGATCTATCCCGTTTCTGCCCTGCAGGGATTCAACGTTCCTGAAGTTTTCCAGAGAATTGTGGACCTCCTACCCGAATCTCCAGCTTTTTATCCAAAAGACACTTTAACCGATAAACCTGAAAGGTTTTTCGTAAATGAGATCATAAGGGAGAAGATCCTTGTGCATTATAAAAAAGAGATCCCTTACAGTGTGGAGATCGATACCGAGGAATTCTTTGAGGAAGAACAAATCATAAGAATGAGGAGTGTCATAATGGTTGAAAGGGAAACCCAAAAGGGGATCATCATTGGCCATAAGGGGGCAGCCCTTAAAAGAGTGGGAGTAGAAGCGAGAAAGGACCTGGAAGCCTTCTTTGGCAAGCAGGTGCACCTTGAGCTATATGTAAAGGTGAACAAGAACTGGCGTAATGATGCCAGGCAGCTTAAGAGGTTTGGGTATAATAATTAG